ATCGAACGGCATTACCTGCGCGCCTCGCCCGGCGACTTCATCTTGGCGAGTTTGAGCCGGTAACATTGCCGTCTTGTAAAAAACAGTCGTCCCTAGCGCGAGAAGAAGCGGGACAAGCAAAATAGTTTTTTGCGCTCTCGTGGAATCTGTGCCGTTGAGTTTCATAGAATCCGTCTCTATTTCTATCTCCCTTTACTGGACGATGCAAAACGACCCCCGAGCGATGTTTGCGCCGGGGGTCGCCGCATTTACGCGGTGACGCTATTTAGCTACGTCCCGCGCGGACCGCCGAACGGCATCACGCCGCCGAAGGGGTTGATGTGGATCGTCCGCAGCTCGCCGCCGGCGTTCTTCAGCTCGACCACGTACATCGTGTGACGCATCCCGGTCGATGGAAGAACCCGCTCGACCTTGAAGCCCGCCAGGTTTTTGTCGGCATATTGCTGCGCCAACTCCCTGGCCTTCTCGTCGGTGATCTGCGTCTCGGTTGCGCCAAAGCCTTGTCCGCCCATCATGCCGTGGCCCATCGGTCCCGTGCCGGGGCCGTGAGGACCGCGCCATTGAGCCGTGGCCACCGTTGCCACAGCCAACAGAGCCGCTACGGTCGCGACGGTTATCAACGCTCCTAAAAATTTCTTCATGGCCTATTCCTCCTTTCCTTGGAAATCGTTCTGCCATCTAAGAGAGCAACGCGTGTGCCAGAGGCTTCTTGGACGGAAAGAACCGATTCGCAAGGGTTTCGCCGGCCGCTCCGAATAGCAGGGAAGGGCGAATCGACCAAATCGTCGAACTGTTCGACCACGACGTCGAATTTTTCAGGCATCGGCAATCCGCCCGTCGATCATGTGGTAGACGCGATCGAAGCCTTCGAGCATTCTTTCGTCGTGCGTGACGACGATGACCGCGGCGCGCTGGAGGCGGCCCAGTTGCCGCAGCAGATCCATCACGGCTTTTCCGCGCTCGGTATCGAGCGCGGCGGTCGGCTCGTCGGCCAGAATCACCGCGGGATCGTTGATCACGGCGCGGGCGACGGCGACGCGCTGCTGCTCTCCGCCCGAGAGCGTGGCCGGATAAATCTCGGCGCGGTGGCCGAGATCGAGGCGGTCGAGCAGTTCTCGCGCGCGCCCCATCGCGTCGCGCCGCGAGACGCCGTTCAAGGTCGGCACGAGCGCCACGTTTTCCACCGTGGTCAAAAAGGGAATGAGATTGTAGGCCTGAAAAATAATCCCCATGCGCCGGCGCCGGAGCCGGCGATCGTCGGTCAGCACGCTCACGCCGTCAAAGACCAATTCGTCGTCGATCGCGATGCGTCCGGCCGTCGGCGGATCGATCAGCGACA
This genomic window from Candidatus Binatia bacterium contains:
- a CDS encoding ABC transporter ATP-binding protein, translated to MPAVTAENVTKIFGQGESRVVALQDARVSVEPGEIVALMGPSGSGKTTLLRALSLIDPPTAGRIAIDDELVFDGVSVLTDDRRLRRRRMGIIFQAYNLIPFLTTVENVALVPTLNGVSRRDAMGRARELLDRLDLGHRAEIYPATLSGGEQQRVAVARAVINDPAVILADEPTAALDTERGKAVMDLLRQLGRLQRAAVIVVTHDERMLEGFDRVYHMIDGRIADA